From the genome of Ziziphus jujuba cultivar Dongzao chromosome 6, ASM3175591v1, one region includes:
- the LOC107432111 gene encoding SH3 domain-containing protein 1, translating into MEAVLRRLGSLDNDVVMVDVAEILYHQQLQNFYKSTREAKHFQPNIVRGVEKFISTSGKQMKKVRKLAEDCCKYGSENQSTHGPLARASINFGTSYNSIEKEREDLLKTLTDQVCEPLRTQINGAPLEDARHIAYYYDKLRQDVEAKVTEILRRRSKSRDLSMSGESAVKLQSAEARLADLKSSTVALGREATTAMLSLEDQQQQMTFHKFLTMIKLCRNLLQSDYFLSCQISNEMISDLNVLRSLMKNWIFT; encoded by the exons ATGGAG GCAGTATTGAGACGATTGGGAAGCTTAGATAATGATGTTGTTATGGTTGATGTAGCTGAAATTTTGTACCACcaacaacttcaaaatttttacAAATCTACAAGGGAAGCTAA GCACTTTCAGCCGAATATTGTTCGTGGAGTTGAAAAATTCATTTCTACAAGCGGCAAGCAAATGAAGAAag TGAGGAAGCTGGCTGAAGATTGCTGTAAATATGGATCTGAGAATCAGAGCACTCATGGTCCTCTTGCAAGAGCTTCTATTAACTTTGGTACCTCATATAATTCAATTGAAAAGGAGAGGGAAGATCTTCTTAAGACCCTCACTGATCAA GTTTGTGAGCCATTACGGACACAAATAAATGGAGCTCCTTTGGAAGATGCACGTCACATTGCTTACTATTATGATAAACTTCGTCAGGATGTGGAGGCCAAG GTAACTGAAATTTTGAGGCGTCGATCAAAATCTAGGGATCTTTCTATGTCTGGAGAGAGTGCTGTGAAGCTTCAAAGTGCTGAAGCAAGATTGGCTGATCTTAAATCTTCTACTGTGGCACTTGGCAGAGAAGCGACTACTGCTATGTTGTCACTTGAGGATCAGCAGCAGCAGATGACTTTTCATAAGTTTCTTACTAT GATTAAACTCTGTAGGAATCTTCTCCAATCTGACTACTTTCTGAGCTGTCAAATCTCGAATGAAATGATATCTGACTTGAATGTGCTTAGATCTCTCATGAAAAACTggatttttacataa